Part of the Spinacia oleracea cultivar Varoflay chromosome 5, BTI_SOV_V1, whole genome shotgun sequence genome, AAATTGAATGTAAGACTTGAAAAACTGAACATTACACAAAAGAGTTGAACATATCATAGTTTTATaggttgaatttagttgaacatgataaattaaaaactaaaagGGGATCACTTTTTAGTGGCATATTCATCTTACGAGGAAAACACCCAAAAACAAAGTATCCTTACACTCATCCACTACCTTACACAAAATTCTCAGTGTATATTATCAAAGCAAACGCCATCAACAATTTTATAACTCCTGAAATTTCAATTCCAATACAAATCACACTAATTTCTttaataagttgaatttagttgaacacgattctttataagttgaacatgagacttgaaaAACCGAACATCATgcaaaagtgttcttatttataAACATATCATAGTttaataagttgaatttagtagaataaaattctttataagttgaacatgagacttgagaaactgaatatcttgttattattaatttcatcaaCAATATTAATTTGAACATCTACTGTTACAATTTGAACATGACAAATTTTATACAACACCACTTCAGATCATTAAAAATAATGAACATCTACTTATAAAATCTGAACATGATTAAATTTCAAAGACACAGCAGGAACATTTGACATATATACCTTTACAACTTACACACAGAAGCTAGATTACTTTCATAGAGTTCATCATTTCCAAGGGCTTTAACTGTCGGCTAACTATTTTTAGGTCTGCATTTCAAGAGGAAAGTAAGTAAGCTAATCGTATTCACAAAAAAAGTGAACTAATATTAGTAAACTAATCGTATTTAACATATACGTAGTATTAGTTGGACATGATTTTttacataattctttataagttatataagttaaatttagttggacataattctttataagttgaacacgagagttgagaaaatgaacatcacacaaaagtgttattgtttgtgaacatcatcttttataagttgaacatgataaattataaattgaacataacAAATTCAGAATTAATATTCAGAAATAACTAACACAACCACCAAGAACGACAATCCTAACCACAATAtactaacaacaacaacattatCAAGTTACCATGTGTAGTTCATTCTACAATTCTGAACATCGAACTTTATAAATTAAACATGCAAGGTGATAGATCTGAAAGGCTGAAACACTAAAATTCACTGGAATTGAAGAATGAAACTAACAAAAtccaaataataaaattaatctACAGAAATCAGAAATTcctattataattttttctgaAACTGAGATTTAATCAATCAAagaaaataagttaaaaagtaGAATCGAAACATTAAAAATTATACCAGTTTACCGCAACTAATTGAACTACTCCATCTAAAGgaatgaaaaaaaaacattcagaTCTAAATAAAAATGGACGAAATAACTAATTTCGAACTAAtatattttgtatattaattaaCACTTAAACGCAAGTAAACTaaagaaaaacacaaacaaaaatgaaaatgaaaagaaataatACCAGATTTCTTCGGCGTTAGCGACGACGTTCGGAGAAGCGTTTGTCGATGTTCGGAGAAGGCGTTAGCGCCGGTGGCGGAGAAGGCGGTGGCTCGCTTGGGAGGTGGCGCGGTTGTTTGGTCGTAGCTAGAGAAAATCGACGGCTGCGACGAAAAGTGGAGGGGAGGAGGCTGGATTgtttgggaggagagagaaggagtgacatcaatggaggagagagagtgagaggTTTTTGATGATTCAGAAAATGGTGAgaggttagaggagagagaaaatgggtatTTTATATAGAATAAGCATGTGATTTTTTTCCCAGAAACACGGTCGTTTAATTGCATATGCACGCATAGATGGGTGCATAGCTATCTATAtattaatttattgtacaatCGCTTCAAGTTTCCTGGTTTTGGCTGTGTTTTGTAATTTTGCAGCAAGTTCACCAACGAATGGTTCACTTTtcgttttgaggtgtttttcTAGTtctactcattttttttttatttgtttcaaaCTTTTATTCATTGGAAAAGCGTTTGAATAATCCTACTTTTCAATGATTTTCCGTTAATAACACCACATTCAACATTTACCCCCAAACCAGTCACCAACCCTGATACAGTAGGTATCATGTACATGTGTCAATCAATCATTTGttacaatttatttttttgctgTTACTTTGTTACCTTCATCATCCtttctttcctttcttcctcGTTTTACGATTCCAACGCCATTATCTTCATCAATAAATTGATAATCAATAGCAACAAAATAAGCAATTGATCATCCCCATTGTGAAATAAATTGTCATGAGTTAGGCTCTGTTCTCTTCGTCTGGTttggtctgatctggtctgatttttcattttgctggtctgatctgatctggtctgaacttttctaataaataataaataataaataataaataataaataataaataataaataataaataataaataataaataataaataataaataataaataataaatgataaatgataaatgataaatgataaataataaataataaataataaataataaataataaataataaataataaataataaataataaataataaatataaactattccctccgtcccggaatacttgacctgttttccttatcgggccatcccttaatacttgacctgtttctaaaaatggaaatattttaacaatattatattatttctcactccaccccttttAACCCACCTactccctactccatacaaaaaataattaaaaattcaacccctactctccccaaaccccacctcttaacccacatcccactaactacattaaaataataccacactatcaactactacctattaaattaaataagtcaattcaagtcccttaaactctgtgccggtcaaaccgggtcgagtattccgggacggagggagtatttaataattaaaaattactccctccgttctaaataagtgtcacatttccatttttggcgttcccttataagtgtcacatttctatttttgaacatgtactttcccacttttccataaacttttcacactttttcatacacttttcccacttttctataaatcataattacttttacttacacattctacacttttccacttttcaatccccacatacacttttatttgtactttattcaattaaacaattatctactttatcttttccccaaaaaaaacattctcaatcattaactcttacacacttacaattttattaattatcgtGCCCGAGcccaaatgtgacacttatttaggaacaaagggagtaatttttaataattaattactaCTTAATAAAAATTAACTAATACCTAAGTTTtaataatgaataattaaaaaaaattctttattaattattaattaataatttagtaattaataattaataatttgtaatgaaattagggagaaagggagagagaggaagagagaaacagGCGGTTATATTCTTATTCCCATCAACATAATATGTACACATACGTACATTATATAGGATAATGATGTCAAGGTCTAATGGGtatccacaatacaatatatttataacactcccccttggatgtccattatctaaaataatacaatgaCTCTGTAATGTACATGAGAtgatgcctcattaaaaacctttctaggaaaaccctgtgggataaaaccctagtgaaggaaaagagtacaacactcatcataatacgcttgggatgttgcctcgttaaaaaccttaccagaaaaacccaatgggacaaaaccatggttaagggaaaaagagtgcaacgtGTATTTTCTCCCCCTGATGAATACATCACTTGAGATCTTCCAATTCAATGAATCTAATATTGTTGATAACTTTTCAAATGTAGCAACATGAAGCTACTTGGAAATCGATTCTCCAcaatttgagttgaattttcaaACGTTCACTTGTATGCACTAGGTGAGTATTTATATCACCGACTTTTGACAATAATAcctgaaataaatatattttcttgtacataATATTACAAAATGTATCCATTCATATTGGACATATATAAAACCTTCTTCCGGAGGTCATAAATAGTAGTAATCATCAATGTTGATCAAAATTTCTCTAGTCATACGTTCATGAcaatacatgataaataataatatcactgTCTAACTTAGGGTATAATGTaatttatggttcttctggaccataaaataaaactcaatgtaaggacattacatactcttatcttataattttgaatcaactcatatttgtacaagaattcttccatgaataaactaatatgtaaatttcataattctcaagtactcaaactactggttgagacgACATTTCAAAACCACTCTTCAAGAGTTTAGATGATATTTGATCAATGTTATGACATTCATATGTAAAACTTAAAGGGTtagatgtttaagaacatcatgtataagTTCTTCAGGAACTTTTCTTATTTGCATGAGTCATAACATGTTATTAAAtcaacattatatatatatacttcttcCGCAACTATTCGTCCATTGGAGTAAGAAACTCCTCTTATAATATTCATAAAGTTGCAAATCCGTCTTACCATTCTTTGGATGCATATTCATATACGACATCATAATTgttttgaaacatgtaatatgaaattataactGGATAATCTACATCATatcatgataaaacataaaaacaaactaaatgtatgatgaatgatgcatttacctattaactacacatgtatatgaatgcaAGACCCAAATACAAAACACTGTACAGtgtggatatttcaaatccataacttgttggacttcaggtccattagctcatttgatcattatagtcatgtttacgtcgaaatagacatagatttacgatcccctattcaaaatccattattctcgcatatgcattatatttcggttccatcatataccggtatcatcaaaattcttcaacatatactttgcatgctgttcatcaataatatctgaatacttattcaataAGTACCATTCACCTTTTTCACACGGGCCGTCTATTAtagttcagatatctataccacttcaagggtatttcatacactatatattagtgttttctttattttcaataatatcatcaactgcattatcttgcccTTTTTATATAGATAAATCTATATCTCATCACTGTGTTGGAACcgtatatataatctacacttcaggtgtaGAGATTTAAATATATATTGGCAAGATATATATTTCTCAACACTTACTATATATAACATCGAGCATTATGACTATCATACACATTTATGCATCTGAACATGTAACAATTTAACATAATCAAGTCATAGATACTTATGTCCAAACGTACTTCGAGGACATACAGTTGGCAtttacacttactcatatggggatcaatatattatctttcaattttgccaacttattctagctcgtctccccctaagttgggaaaatattttcaatatattaTGGGGCATAAAATCTTTCACCAACTAATAATACAATTTTCAGCGTGTATTTAATAAATGCTTCATACTTTCGTTCTCTTCTAGAGATTAATATTGATCATGGGGAGTAGATGCACTATGCAGTTGTATTCTTttcatattttctcatttcgtGCTGATATATGATTGCcccaatcaagagatttatgatactcaaatcaatcacaaaacacttgtaaacttcttggtgatcttcaagtcactTACTATCATTTTGGTGAACTTCGGGTCACTTACTATCATAGTGAACTTCAAGTCACCTATCATATcattatacaagttttcaaagtaattaatatctcttgtatttattttctcaattgACATTCaattgaaatacaactcaacctcatcaatatgtcttgcctttgaatatatatacaacatatgagggaGTGTCAGCACATAAACTTTTATTTGACAATAAAATCTCATGACGGGTGTTCTTAAACCCGGATGGCCTAaattatcacatcatacatatataatataatataaaaaatttcattcgataactgctggttatcttcccaaagtgatcactgtaattataaaatactataatttgaacatattgtgatgtgatataacgacacaaactggtgtctcATTTGTGCAAGACAATCTAACAAAACTTATGGAAAGATAGCTTATACTCTTCTGGAGTTTTGACTATAGTTGTGGTAcatatcaatttcaataaacatATTTATCATTCTTCATCTTCAGGATGATGTTAATATCATAAACTCATACTCGTGTTCATAAAAAGAGTCAATAATTTATGAACAAAAACTTGtaccacatttaacatccatgtaTCATTTAAATCCATATACCACTATTTTGTAAACTTAAAAGCTATCTCCCCCTGATCTTTGCATATATTCCATTCTTAAATATCGTGGGAGCAATTTTACCTACCCACTAAACATATCTTTTCATCATCTATTGTCATTATATATGAGAGACACTCTTAGACTTAATTAATCCCTTCGGGGGAAGTTCAGAAATCAACAACGTATAACTAAGTTGTATCACCATATTTAAAATCACTTTCGTCGTTTTCAAAGTCCTACTTCTAGTAGGATCGGAATGTAACATCTCTAAATAACCtttatataaacataaagcaaCATACCGAGGGAGACattaagaaaataaattaaaagtaaaaatatGGGTCACAACTATTACAAacattcaataataataattaaccaTGTGAAATTAATTTGTTAGATCGTTTCCTTGTATTCACATCCAAATTGTGAGTTACTTGGTCTACCCAAAAGCACATACATAggcatcatatattcatatggATGCATGAAAATAACGGACGGTTATTATAAAAAAACgtaattaatcaaattaagaGTATATAGAAATGCAGTTGACGGTTAGATACCATATCCACCAAAGAATTAATTAAAAGTGAATACCGCACAGATATCAATCAATCAATCCAAGCTCCAAATCTAAAGGTTACAATATAAAATTAAGTTTATCTGTACGTCAACACAAAATCATATACTCGAAATCACGTATTCAACAAAGTAAAGTATGAAAATAAAAGCATTTGACGAACTACAATCACAATCAGATTATAATTCACCAAGTATAATATCATACaatccatgtaaatcgattAATATTTACTTACATCGATAATGACGATTCTCTTTGTTATTTTCTCGTTTGTTAAGTCGCAACTTCCTTTGATTTCCATCAGTGGGTTTGCaatggtgctgataacgtgttatGAAGTTAgggagaaagggagagagaggaagagagaaacagACGGTTATATTCTTATTTCCATCAACATAATATGTACACATACATACATTATATAGGATAATGATGTCAAGGtctaatgggcatccacaatacaatatatttataacataattaatatatatttattattaattaataatcattaataattataattataattaataattaataattaattattaattataactaattattaattattaatcatatttataattataattaatttataatttataataataattaattattaattattaataataatttttttaattattataattataataataaataattaaaaattcctggtctggtctggtctggtctgaatgTTGCTGGTCTGGTCTGGCCTGAATGTTGCTGGTCTGCTTTGGTCTGGTCTGAATGTTGCTGGTCTGGtttgatctggtctggtctgatttaATAAGATCTGATTCAATAAATAATAATgacaaggtgaagagaacatggCCTTAGGAGAAATATACACCTCATAATTCACGAAATGTAGAAAGTATGTTCAGATCTAAATGAAGAGAAATCGATTAAATAGCGGAGACCGTCTTTTCTACGCGTCGGAAATATTCAATGTTGGTATATAACATTATGAAGGGCTGAGATTCAAAAGAGCCGATGGAGCTTTGATTTTGAGTCCCCCATCATAATTAtaaggacaaattgttttttaccacctccaaaaatcgaaaaattgttttttactccctctgtatttatttaagagatacacttgtcttttccggccgtatttatttaagagatacacttgccatttttagtaacttatctaccccaccatctaattaaataatatatctacaccctaCCCCCACCCctcactccctaaaatgacatgatccccacttgtttttcttattaaaatatctactcaacaccacttgttttattactttatttcattcaatttttcttcttaatacccgtgcccgtccaagtgtatctcttaaataaatacggagggagtaccacctaaaaaattataacttgtattttaccactataaaataattaaaacttgttttttaccacctaaaaaacgaaaaaatagatgaaacatttatgtatggctacctaattcaattttCTTCCAATTTTATACATTCCttgtgtgattttctttaactcttttaCCCTTCACTATTTACTTCCattaaattttgtcaattttgtgaattaatggtggtgaaaatttatgtaaattaatgaaaaataagaaaacgggggaagaaaatagagttaaatacatgaaatcgtggaagaataaaacatattaaaagtattaccgttattgtgaccccctacataacattttaatctattttttcattttgcaggtggtaaaaaataattttttaattttttttaggtggtaaaatacaagttttagttttttaggtggtaaaaaacaatttttttattcttttaaggtggtaaaaaataatatatcCTAATTTTAATTTAGTTTGTACTTGCTTGAACTTTTGACACTAATGCAAAAATGAGGGAGTCGTGCCACAATATTAAGGAGTACCAATTGGTGAAATGTGATCATATAACAAGCTTTACTAGAAAAATTAGCATTTGAAAAACAGCATATTAGCAGCTTTACAGACTTGTTTTTAACATTTAACCGACTTATCATGAATTCATGATGATAAGCTATACAAAATTGAAAAGCTCTTTTCAGCTTCTCTGGATATAGCAAACCCATTTACAGTAAGTCCCTATCTACATATCTTCAACCTCCTTGCTACACAAAATCTTACAAAAAGAGAGGTTACCCTTTTCACCCTGTTAATAATCAGATCAACTCCTCTAAATAAGCTACCCCgccactattatatacatcaaaagaccctgttccaaaaaataatttagcAAAATGCTACAGCAGAAGAGGATTTTGTTGAGTGCCATGATGCTGAAGCGATGATCCGTGAGAGTTTACTGGTCTTGGTGGCCGGAGATGCGGGGCTGATGACCTAGCATGGTAACCAGCAAGCGGATTTCCTGTGTTATATAATGTAGAGCA contains:
- the LOC110796055 gene encoding uncharacterized protein, whose product is MQLNDRVSGKKITCLFYIKYPFSLSSNLSPFSESSKTSHSLSSIDVTPSLSSQTIQPPPLHFSSQPSIFSSYDQTTAPPPKRATAFSATGANAFSEHRQTLLRTSSLTPKKSGRKSSIRMRQQTKKTDLEMEDMVLREAVRIEEELKA